Part of the Deltaproteobacteria bacterium genome, ATCCGCCCTTCTCCATCCGTGACAGGAGTGCGCCTGAGTCAGGTACAGATAGGATCTGTCTCAGATCAACCCCTTCCCGGGTCCTGAATCCGAGGGCCAGGGATTCGAGCCGCATCTGTTCTTCTGTCAGGGTTTCCCGTCCTTCTATCGGCGGTTTCCCCTTGTCCAGTTCGGCCCCATACCCTCTGACGGACCGGATATTCCACCAGCGGTCGTTCCCATCAAAAGAGTGGGCCGACGGGCCCAGCCCCAGGTAGGGGACATGCTGCCAGTACTTGCGGTTGTGCCGGGAGCAACAGGCCTCGCTCCCGGCATAGTTGGAGACCTCGTAATGGATATATCCGGCCGCCCTCAGGAGTTTAGACGCGGCAACAAAACAGGCCCGGCCGTCCTCCTCGTTCATTGGACGGATGACTCCCTTTTGTTTCAGCCTGTCAAAGACAGTCCCCTTTTCAATGGTCAATTCATAGCAGGAGACATGCTCGGGCGCATATGAGAGGGCGCATTTCAGGGTGTTCGTCCACGCGTCAACGGATTGTCCCGGCAGGCCGTATATCAAATCCACCCCCACATTGTGGAATCCGAAACGCCTGAGGCGTGCCAGTGCCCCCTTTGCGTCCTCTGCGGTATGGCGCCTGCCCAGGAAGGCGAGTGCGCGGTCGTCAAAGGATTGAATCCCCAGATTGATCCGGTTGCACCCCAGGTCTTTCAGCAGACGCACTTTTTTCTCTGAGAGGTCGGAGGGGTTGGCCTCGACAGTGAATTCCGTATCGCCGGCAAAATCAAAGTGGGTGAAGAGATGGTCCACCAGGCCGGAGAAGACCCGGTCATTCAGGAAGGTGGGGGTGCCGCCGCCGAGATAAAGGCTGTCAAATCGATTGAAGCGGCTTTTGTATAAGAGGACTTCCTTTTTAATGCCTTCGAACCAGATGGGCACGGGCGCGGCCGAAGGTATGGAATAAAAGCCGCAGTAGGGGCATTTGCTCCGGCAGAAGGGGACGTGGACATAGAGGCCCGGGGACATTCACGACCCCTTTTTGTCCGTCTTCAGGACCGCCACAAAGGCACTCTGCGGGATGGCGACCGATCCGACCATCTTCATCCGTTTTTTACCCTTTTTCTGCTTTTCAAGAAGTTTACGTTTTCTCGTAATGTCCCCGCCATAGCATTTGGCGGTCACGTCCTTTCTGAAAGGGGAGATGGTGGATCGCGCAATGACCGAACCGCCGATGGCGCCCTGGACGGCGATCTTGAACATATGTCTCGGGATCTCGTCCTTCAGTTTTTCGCAGGCGTGGAGGGCCCTGGGCCGGGCGCTTTCCCTGTAAACAATCTGGGAGAGGGCGTCCACCCGTTCTCCGTTCAGGAGGATGTCCAGCTTCACCAGGTCGCTTTCCCGGTAGTCCAGAAGTTCGTAATCAAACGATCCATATCCCTGGGTGACGGTCTTGAGGCTGTCGTAGAAATCATAGATCACATCGGCCAGGGGCATGTCGAACCGTATCTCAATCCTTCCGGGCGTGGGATAGCTGAATTGCGCGTTCACCCCCCGCCGTTCCAGGCAGAGGTCCATGACGGCCCCCATGTATCGCTCCGGGATCATGATGCTGGCCCGGATGTAAGGCTCCATCCCCTTCACGATGGTGGTGGGATCCGGATAATAGACCGGATTGTCCACGGTAATCTCCTCACCCTTTGACAGAACAAAGCGATACTGGACCGTGGGAGAGGTCATGATGATGGATTGATCATATTCTCTTTCGAGCCTCTCCTGGACAATCTCGAGATGGAGCAGCCCCAGGAATCCGCAGCGAAACCCGAGCCCCAGGGCGGCAGACGAGTCCTTTTGAAAGACCAGCGCGGCATCATTCAGCTTGTATTTTTCAAGTGCATCCGCCAGGGATCGGTAGTCGTCCGACGCCACCGGATAGATAGAGGCAAAGACCACCGGCTTGACCTCTTTAAATCCCGGCAGGGGGGCGGCGGCCGGGTGATTCTCCAGGGTGATGGTGTCCCCGATTCGGACGTCGCTGACGGTCTTTATTCCCGAAATGATGTAGCCGACTTCTCCGGCGGACAACTCCTTTTTGGATTCCCTGTGAAGCCGGAAAAGACCGACCTCCTCCACCTTGTAGGTGGCCCGGTTATGCATGAGCCGTATCTTGTCTCCTGCCCGGAGCTTCCCCGAAAAGACCCTGCAGCTGACGATGGTGCCCCGGAAGGGGTCATAGTGGGCGTCAAAGATGAGGGCCTGAAGAGACCCTTCCGACAGATCGGCCGGAGGAGGGATCTTGTTCACAATGGCTTCCAGCACATCCTTGACGCCGGTCCCCTCCTTGGCCGAGCAGAGGATGGCCTGGTCGGAGTCCAGGCCCAGATCGATTTCAATCTCTTCCTTGACCCGCTCAATGTCGGCTGAGGGGAGGTCGATCTTGTTGATGACCGGGATGATCTCCAGATCGTGCTCCATGGCCGCGTAGGCGTTGGCAACGGTCTGGGCCTCCACGCCCTGTGCCGCATCCACCAAGAGGAGCACTCCCTCGCACGAGGCGAGGGCCCGGGAGACTTCATAGGAGAAATCGACGTGGCCCGGCGTATCGATGAGATTCAGTTCAAATGAACGGCCCCCTGTGTCCACGTAGGGGAGGGTAATGGCCTGACTCTTGATGGTAATCCCCCGTTCCCGCTCGATATCCATGTTGTCCAGGATCTGGTCCCGGAAGTCTCTGTCCTCGACGAGACCGGTCGCCTGGATCAGGCGATCGGCAAGGGTCGATTTTCCGTGGTCGATATGGGCGATAATGCTGAAATTGCGTATGTGATTCATTGAGTGCCTTTCTTACTGGTTTTGAACGAATATATCCATGATGCCGTCTCAAGTCAATGGCAATGTCGTTTTTAGATAATAAGATTTATCAATTATTACAAAGTGATATATTAATAAATTGAGGCAGGGGGAGTGAGATATGAACGTTAAGGCGTGAATCACGGTCAGGATGACCGGCTGCAGGGGATCAAGGGCCTTTGATGAGTCCTGCGATCACCTTCGCATGCTTTGAGGCCGCACCCCGGTTCCTGAGCACCGCCTCTCGGGCACGTTCGCCAAGGCCCTTGGCTTCTTCAGGATGGTCGAAGAGCCACAGGATTTTTTCAATCAGTTCGTCAGGGCTGGAAACCGGTATGCCGGCCCCGGCCGATTCCAGCAGGTCTTTGGCGTCCAGAAAGTCCTCCATGGAAGGGCCGTACAACACGGCTTTTCCCCAGACCGCCGGCTCTAACGGATTCTGTCCCCCCAGGGGCACCAGGCTGGCGCCGCAGAATACAATGGATCCCACGCTGTAAATTTTAAACAGCTCGCCGAACGTGTTTATGATGATGATCTTTTCGGTTCGTCCGGACCTCCCCTCTTCGATTTCGGTCCTTAGTTGGCAGGTCAGGCCCCGGCGGTGAACCATCTCTACGATGTCGCCGGTACGGTTGATATGCCTGGGTACGATGATCAGGATCGTCTCCGGAAACCTTTTCAGTGCCTTCACGTAGGCATCCAGGAGGATCTCCTCTTCTCCCTGCCGCGTACTGCCTGCCACAATCACCTGATGGGATGCATCGAGGTCCAGGGTCTGCCGCATCTCGGTCTCCAGGTGGGCATCCGGGACCCGGGCGAGGAGGTCATACTTGGCATTTCCGTTGACCGCGATGTGACGGGCCGGAGCGCCCAGGGACCGGATGCGGGCCGCATCTTCCTTTGAGATCATGCTGAATGCGTCCACCTTTCTGAGGACGTCCTTAAAGAAGGGGCGCAGTTTGCGATATCCGTTAATGGACCTCACCGAAATTCTGCCGTTGATCAGAGCGGTCGGAATGTCCAGACGCCGTGCCTCTGAAAGCCAGGCCGGCCAGATCTCCGTCTCAAGAAAGACCATAACATCCGGCCTGACCCGGCAGAGGGCGCTTCGGACGCACCCTGCAAAATCCACCGGCGCGTACACCACCGGAATATCGATTTTGAAACGTTCCTCTGCCAGGGCCCGGCCGTGTTCGGTGGTGGTGGAGATGATGATGGCGCATTCGGGCAT contains:
- the hemW gene encoding radical SAM family heme chaperone HemW, giving the protein MSPGLYVHVPFCRSKCPYCGFYSIPSAAPVPIWFEGIKKEVLLYKSRFNRFDSLYLGGGTPTFLNDRVFSGLVDHLFTHFDFAGDTEFTVEANPSDLSEKKVRLLKDLGCNRINLGIQSFDDRALAFLGRRHTAEDAKGALARLRRFGFHNVGVDLIYGLPGQSVDAWTNTLKCALSYAPEHVSCYELTIEKGTVFDRLKQKGVIRPMNEEDGRACFVAASKLLRAAGYIHYEVSNYAGSEACCSRHNRKYWQHVPYLGLGPSAHSFDGNDRWWNIRSVRGYGAELDKGKPPIEGRETLTEEQMRLESLALGFRTREGVDLRQILSVPDSGALLSRMEKGGYVKVREGRVIPTEEGFLLADHLPLSLFA
- the lepA gene encoding translation elongation factor 4; translated protein: MNHIRNFSIIAHIDHGKSTLADRLIQATGLVEDRDFRDQILDNMDIERERGITIKSQAITLPYVDTGGRSFELNLIDTPGHVDFSYEVSRALASCEGVLLLVDAAQGVEAQTVANAYAAMEHDLEIIPVINKIDLPSADIERVKEEIEIDLGLDSDQAILCSAKEGTGVKDVLEAIVNKIPPPADLSEGSLQALIFDAHYDPFRGTIVSCRVFSGKLRAGDKIRLMHNRATYKVEEVGLFRLHRESKKELSAGEVGYIISGIKTVSDVRIGDTITLENHPAAAPLPGFKEVKPVVFASIYPVASDDYRSLADALEKYKLNDAALVFQKDSSAALGLGFRCGFLGLLHLEIVQERLEREYDQSIIMTSPTVQYRFVLSKGEEITVDNPVYYPDPTTIVKGMEPYIRASIMIPERYMGAVMDLCLERRGVNAQFSYPTPGRIEIRFDMPLADVIYDFYDSLKTVTQGYGSFDYELLDYRESDLVKLDILLNGERVDALSQIVYRESARPRALHACEKLKDEIPRHMFKIAVQGAIGGSVIARSTISPFRKDVTAKCYGGDITRKRKLLEKQKKGKKRMKMVGSVAIPQSAFVAVLKTDKKGS
- a CDS encoding 3-deoxy-D-manno-octulosonic acid transferase — encoded protein: MMGLLYTIYILVTGGLFLFLLPFFLIYTGVTGRYRRHFKERLGLLSRQAHPGPGGGPTIWIHAVSLGEVTVAESIIGALREIMPECAIIISTTTEHGRALAEERFKIDIPVVYAPVDFAGCVRSALCRVRPDVMVFLETEIWPAWLSEARRLDIPTALINGRISVRSINGYRKLRPFFKDVLRKVDAFSMISKEDAARIRSLGAPARHIAVNGNAKYDLLARVPDAHLETEMRQTLDLDASHQVIVAGSTRQGEEEILLDAYVKALKRFPETILIIVPRHINRTGDIVEMVHRRGLTCQLRTEIEEGRSGRTEKIIIINTFGELFKIYSVGSIVFCGASLVPLGGQNPLEPAVWGKAVLYGPSMEDFLDAKDLLESAGAGIPVSSPDELIEKILWLFDHPEEAKGLGERAREAVLRNRGAASKHAKVIAGLIKGP